A window from Candidatus Zymogenaceae bacterium encodes these proteins:
- a CDS encoding thermonuclease family protein, protein MHSSRRASEGLGVRHTKTRPSRLLYALVLILALSYGLSRIGGLSGADTVVIEVFDGDTIELSDGRKIRYIGLDAPETGGYRPAEYYGEQSKRLNSDLVLGKRVTVVTDIETTDVYGRTLAYVFVDDTFVNEVLIREGAALALPYPPNLLYQDLFYAAMKQARTEEKGMWANTDAWMIPQVEADEYIGLSKTIMGTVIASETTDIGVFLNFGVDYTTDFTVFIQTSDLDAFYREGIEDPARHYRGRRVEVTGTVTDKNGPSIRITSPCQIYIRP, encoded by the coding sequence ATGCATTCTTCCCGTCGCGCATCGGAGGGTCTCGGCGTCCGGCACACAAAGACCAGGCCCTCCCGGCTGCTTTACGCCCTTGTCCTGATACTGGCGCTTTCCTATGGACTCTCCAGAATCGGCGGCCTTTCCGGTGCGGATACCGTCGTTATTGAGGTGTTCGACGGCGACACAATCGAACTCTCCGACGGCCGGAAAATCCGTTACATCGGCCTGGACGCCCCGGAGACCGGCGGCTACCGCCCCGCCGAGTATTACGGGGAACAATCCAAACGCCTCAACAGCGACCTGGTGCTCGGAAAAAGAGTCACCGTCGTCACCGATATCGAGACGACCGATGTGTACGGAAGGACCCTGGCATACGTCTTCGTCGACGATACATTCGTCAACGAAGTATTGATCCGGGAGGGGGCCGCCCTTGCCCTTCCCTATCCTCCCAACCTTCTCTACCAGGACCTGTTCTACGCCGCCATGAAACAGGCCCGGACGGAAGAAAAGGGAATGTGGGCGAACACCGACGCTTGGATGATCCCCCAGGTTGAGGCCGATGAATATATTGGCCTGTCAAAAACAATCATGGGTACGGTGATCGCGTCGGAGACGACCGACATCGGAGTATTTCTGAACTTCGGGGTTGATTACACAACCGACTTCACGGTCTTCATCCAAACATCCGACCTCGACGCCTTTTATAGAGAAGGCATCGAGGATCCCGCGCGGCATTACCGGGGCAGGCGAGTCGAGGTCACCGGCACCGTCACGGACAAAAACGGCCCCTCCATCCGCATCACATCCCCCTGCCAGATATACATCCGTCCCTGA
- a CDS encoding penicillin-binding protein activator, translating to MWNRNTIFHRFGYVVLLTCAVMLSSCVTYTTIGTSRMPSPDQEMANAYTQADNAFRSGRYTEALEGYLDYINDYSPNTLTDNALNKAGDIYRARGELSSAQSMYLRIIQDFVYSDSYTDARYKLGQIYYSQGRYSDAINMLTSLVDEPGTGAATTATYNTLAKSYMMLGEYYHAVFWFNEAARSTYEVSVKEEAQENIKLLLENYLDEDELEDIADEYDDTPAGGYAAYILAQRYIARGDLDDARTELLKIVRTQPDHEYYYEAQGMLKETQGMPYSSEISVGVILPLSGRASVFGRKVRNGLELASGALGYTDGPKIRLIFKDSAGDEDTASYAVKELARDEDVVLIIGPMLKDTALAAAREAQLQGIPIITLTKEQSITDLGDYVFRNFLTNPDEISGLVRYVVQGKGLCRFAILYPDDAYGQEMKELFSRYVGYYGCSIVGEYSYTGETADFRSVIKDLLDLTGSTKSATTFDALFIPDYYNTVGTIIPYVYYYNLKTVTLLGTDGWNDPAILDIAGDFMIGSYFADAFTPDSDDPAIKSFVEDFTSIFGFKPGVLEAYGYDTVKMVQYLIRSQGVDGRDDMREALLSIRGYEGVTGYTTIERNGDSTKDPLILTVMESEAERTMTISEEPEEGVAIASELNEDAATEFVIVEVPDSRRY from the coding sequence ATGTGGAACCGGAATACCATCTTCCACAGGTTCGGATACGTTGTTTTGCTCACGTGTGCCGTTATGCTGTCGTCATGCGTCACCTATACCACCATCGGCACCTCGCGGATGCCCTCCCCCGACCAGGAAATGGCCAACGCATATACCCAGGCGGACAACGCCTTCCGATCCGGTCGATACACAGAGGCCCTGGAGGGATATCTCGATTATATCAACGACTATTCCCCCAACACACTGACCGACAACGCCCTGAACAAGGCCGGAGACATCTACCGCGCCCGGGGAGAGCTTTCCTCGGCCCAGTCGATGTATCTTAGAATCATACAGGACTTCGTCTATTCAGACAGCTATACCGACGCCCGCTACAAGCTGGGACAAATATACTACTCCCAGGGACGATACTCCGACGCCATCAATATGCTCACCTCGCTGGTGGACGAGCCCGGCACCGGCGCCGCCACCACCGCAACATACAATACCCTGGCAAAAAGCTACATGATGCTCGGGGAATATTACCACGCCGTTTTCTGGTTCAACGAGGCGGCCCGATCCACCTACGAGGTGTCGGTCAAGGAGGAGGCCCAGGAAAACATCAAGCTGCTCCTTGAAAATTACCTGGATGAGGATGAGCTGGAAGACATCGCCGACGAATACGACGACACCCCCGCGGGGGGATACGCAGCCTATATCCTTGCCCAGCGGTACATCGCCCGGGGAGACCTGGACGACGCTCGCACAGAGTTGCTGAAAATCGTCCGCACCCAGCCGGACCATGAATACTACTACGAGGCCCAGGGGATGCTCAAGGAAACCCAGGGCATGCCGTATTCTTCCGAGATATCCGTGGGCGTTATCCTGCCCCTCTCGGGCCGGGCCTCGGTCTTCGGCCGGAAGGTCAGAAACGGCCTGGAGCTGGCCTCCGGCGCCCTCGGCTATACCGACGGCCCGAAAATCAGGCTGATCTTCAAGGACTCCGCCGGAGACGAGGACACCGCCTCGTACGCCGTCAAGGAACTCGCGCGAGACGAAGATGTGGTGCTCATCATCGGCCCCATGCTTAAGGACACGGCCCTGGCCGCCGCACGAGAGGCACAGTTGCAGGGCATCCCCATCATCACCCTGACGAAGGAACAGAGCATCACCGACCTGGGAGATTACGTGTTCAGAAACTTTCTGACCAATCCGGACGAAATATCGGGCCTGGTCAGATATGTAGTGCAGGGAAAGGGCCTGTGCCGTTTCGCGATACTCTACCCGGATGACGCATACGGACAGGAAATGAAGGAGCTGTTCAGCCGGTACGTGGGATATTACGGCTGCAGCATCGTGGGAGAGTATTCCTACACCGGAGAAACCGCGGACTTTCGCTCGGTCATCAAGGACCTCCTTGACCTCACCGGAAGCACGAAGAGCGCCACAACCTTCGACGCCCTGTTCATACCCGACTACTACAACACCGTGGGAACCATCATCCCCTACGTCTACTACTACAACCTGAAAACGGTTACATTATTGGGAACCGACGGCTGGAATGATCCCGCGATTCTGGACATCGCCGGAGATTTCATGATCGGCTCCTACTTCGCCGACGCCTTCACCCCCGACAGCGACGATCCCGCCATCAAAAGCTTCGTCGAGGATTTTACCTCGATCTTCGGCTTCAAGCCGGGCGTCCTGGAGGCATACGGGTATGATACCGTCAAGATGGTCCAGTATCTCATCAGGTCACAGGGCGTCGACGGCCGTGACGACATGAGAGAGGCGCTCCTCTCTATCAGGGGATATGAGGGAGTAACCGGATATACGACCATCGAGCGAAACGGCGACTCCACCAAGGATCCGCTGATCCTCACCGTGATGGAATCGGAAGCCGAGCGCACCATGACCATTTCTGAGGAGCCGGAAGAGGGCGTCGCCATAGCCTCCGAGCTGAACGAAGACGCCGCCACCGAGTTCGTCATCGTGGAAGTTCCCGATTCCCGCAGATACTAA